ttgccatctgcaaacccctgcactacgggaccctcctgggcagcagagcttgtgcccacatggcagcagctgcctgggccactggctttctcaattctctgctgcacacagccagtacattttccctgcccctgtgccagggcaatgccctgggccagttcttctgtgaactcccacacatcctcaagctctcctgctcacactcaggctacctcagggaacttgggctcattggggttaCTGCCAGTTTATCATttagttgtttcattttcattgttttctcctatgtgcagatcttcagggctgtgctgaggatcccctctcagcagggaaggcacaaagccttttccacctgcctccctcacctggctgtggtctccctgtttatcagcactggcacatttgcctacctgaagcccccctccatctcctccccatccctggatctcatggtgtcagttctgtactcagtggttcctccagcactgaaccccctcatctacagcctgaggaaccaggagctcagggatgccataaggaaaatgatgactacATGTTTTTTGAGAAGCAATAAAGTctatcttttcttctgcagaacactcCTTGTATAACTCATTTTtggcccagcctgccttctaaagcttttaATAGTGGTTGCGGTGGggattttcctgtttttttacttctgttcatgtcattaacactgaaattttattcttcatcccatATAGAATTCACTGTctatctcttttttctttttgacccACAAAATATACAAATCAGGAATCatgctttgtgtgcatttaaacaaaataaaagtttgtgcaGAAAGatatttgtcaaacatcctccctgtgttagtttgtacatgaggaatcacaatctctgagtgtaagaaaggacacaaatgcttttttccagattcttcctCAAGACTTCGCCTGAAGCTGGAGGacatttccatgtttgcag
This Pseudopipra pipra isolate bDixPip1 chromosome W, bDixPip1.hap1, whole genome shotgun sequence DNA region includes the following protein-coding sequences:
- the LOC135405400 gene encoding olfactory receptor 14J1-like, which gives rise to MSNSSSLTQFLLLAFADRRELQLLHFWLFLAISLAALLANGLILSAVACDHHLHTPMGFFLLNLSLTDLGCICTTVPKAMHNSLWDTKTISYMGCAAQLFFFFLFILAEYYLLTIMCYDRYVAICKPLHYGTLLGSRACAHMAAAAWATGFLNSLLHTASTFSLPLCQGNALGQFFCELPHILKLSCSHSGYLRELGLIGVTASLSFSCFIFIVFSYVQIFRAVLRIPSQQGRHKAFSTCLPHLAVVSLFISTGTFAYLKPPSISSPSLDLMVSVLYSVVPPALNPLIYSLRNQELRDAIRKMMTTCFLRSNKVYLFFCRTLLV